From one Streptomyces sp. CA-210063 genomic stretch:
- a CDS encoding acetylxylan esterase: protein MALFDLPLDELRGYRSASTEPEDFDAFWAKTLQEAREHDLGARFEPVETHLKTVEVYDVTYSGFGGHPVKGWFVLPAQATEPLPTVVEFIGYGGGRGLPHTHLLWASAGYAHFVMDTRGQGSAWGGGGDTPDPVGGAPAFPGFMTRGIDAPENYYYRRVYTDAVRAVEAARSHPLTDAARTAVVGSSQGGGISIAVGGLVPDLVAVAPDVPFLCDFPRSTTITDRDPYREIGKYLKTHRGRTEQVGRTLAYFDAVHFAARGRAAALFSAALEDQTCPPSTVFAAFNAWAEANKRIEVYDFNDHEGGGPFQEAVKLRWLASQF, encoded by the coding sequence ATGGCCCTGTTCGACCTGCCCCTGGACGAGCTCCGTGGTTATCGAAGCGCTTCAACGGAGCCCGAGGACTTCGACGCCTTCTGGGCGAAGACGCTCCAGGAGGCCCGCGAGCACGACCTCGGCGCCCGTTTCGAGCCGGTGGAGACCCACCTGAAGACGGTCGAGGTGTACGACGTCACGTACTCCGGGTTCGGCGGGCACCCGGTCAAGGGCTGGTTCGTCCTCCCGGCCCAGGCCACCGAACCGCTGCCCACCGTCGTGGAGTTCATCGGCTACGGCGGGGGCCGCGGCCTGCCCCACACCCACCTCCTGTGGGCCTCGGCGGGCTACGCGCACTTCGTCATGGACACCCGGGGCCAGGGCAGCGCCTGGGGCGGAGGCGGCGACACCCCCGACCCGGTGGGCGGCGCACCGGCCTTCCCCGGTTTCATGACCCGGGGCATCGACGCCCCCGAGAACTACTACTACCGCCGGGTCTATACGGACGCCGTACGCGCGGTGGAGGCCGCCCGCTCCCACCCGCTGACCGACGCCGCTCGCACGGCCGTCGTCGGCTCCAGCCAGGGCGGCGGCATCTCCATCGCGGTCGGCGGGCTCGTCCCGGACCTGGTGGCGGTCGCGCCCGATGTGCCGTTCCTGTGCGACTTCCCGCGCTCCACGACCATCACCGACCGCGATCCGTACCGCGAGATCGGCAAGTACCTCAAGACCCACCGCGGCCGCACCGAGCAGGTCGGGCGCACCCTCGCCTACTTCGACGCGGTGCACTTCGCCGCGCGCGGCCGGGCCGCCGCCCTCTTCTCGGCGGCCCTGGAGGACCAGACCTGCCCGCCCTCCACGGTCTTCGCGGCGTTCAACGCCTGGGCCGAGGCCAACAAGCGCATCGAGGTCTACGACTTCAACGACCACGAGGGCGGCGGCCCCTTCCAGGAGGCGGTCAAGCTGCGCTGGCTGGCCTCGCAGTTCTGA
- a CDS encoding alpha-amylase family glycosyl hydrolase, whose amino-acid sequence MTSFRPAPTWLADAVFYQIYPQSFADSDGDGIGDFAGITDHLDHLSWLGVDTVWLNPCFVSPFRDAGYDVADYLNVAPRYGSNDDLAGLVDEAGRRGIRILLDLVAGHTSIDHPWFQAAANDPDDHRYIWTAQGRPDGFVASPGTRPGAYLPNFFDSQPALNFGYARGNPAEPWRLPVDADGPRANRHALRTIMDHWLGLGLAGFRVDMASSLVKDDPGKVETARIWTELRHWLDTAHPDAVLLAEWGEPEVSIPAGFHADFFLHFGGPTDGLALRSLWNNGEGTVEETWDPLDCFFDASGRGSPRPFVEAWRQATTAVDGTGSISLPTSNHDFSRLNCGPRTADQLPAAFAFQLTWPTLPAIYYGDEIGMRYVPGLPDKEGSVLGPRYNRAGSRTPMQWDDTPNAGFSTAPADRLYLPVDPSPDRPTVAAQRADDTSLLPLVRRLIALRRRTPELGSNGSVEVLNVGYPFVYVRGGRYLVVVNPQRHEASCPYAVAVDSALEAQGVEIADGTITAQGFGYGIFELGG is encoded by the coding sequence ATGACTTCGTTCCGTCCTGCCCCGACCTGGCTGGCCGACGCCGTCTTCTACCAGATCTATCCGCAGTCCTTCGCCGACTCCGACGGAGACGGCATCGGGGACTTCGCCGGAATCACCGACCACCTCGACCATCTGTCCTGGCTGGGCGTCGACACCGTCTGGCTGAACCCCTGCTTCGTGTCACCGTTCCGCGACGCCGGGTACGACGTCGCCGACTATCTGAACGTCGCCCCGCGCTACGGCTCGAACGACGACCTGGCGGGGCTCGTCGACGAGGCGGGCCGCCGGGGCATCCGGATCCTGCTGGACCTCGTCGCCGGGCACACGTCCATCGACCACCCGTGGTTCCAGGCCGCCGCGAACGACCCCGACGACCACCGCTACATCTGGACGGCACAGGGCCGCCCCGACGGCTTCGTCGCCTCTCCCGGGACCCGCCCGGGCGCGTACCTCCCGAACTTCTTCGACTCCCAGCCGGCCCTCAACTTCGGCTACGCGCGCGGGAATCCGGCCGAACCCTGGCGGCTGCCGGTCGACGCTGACGGCCCGCGCGCCAACCGCCACGCGCTCCGCACGATCATGGATCACTGGCTGGGCCTCGGTCTCGCCGGCTTCCGTGTCGACATGGCCTCGTCGCTCGTCAAGGACGACCCGGGCAAGGTCGAGACCGCCCGTATCTGGACGGAACTGCGGCACTGGCTGGACACCGCCCACCCGGACGCCGTGCTGCTCGCCGAATGGGGCGAGCCGGAGGTCTCGATCCCGGCCGGCTTCCACGCCGACTTCTTCCTCCACTTCGGAGGCCCCACCGACGGCCTCGCCCTGCGCTCGCTCTGGAACAACGGCGAGGGCACGGTCGAGGAGACCTGGGATCCGCTCGACTGCTTCTTCGACGCGAGCGGCAGGGGATCACCGCGCCCCTTCGTCGAGGCCTGGCGACAGGCGACCACAGCCGTCGACGGCACGGGCTCCATCTCCCTGCCCACCTCCAACCACGACTTCTCCCGCCTCAACTGCGGACCCCGCACGGCCGACCAGCTCCCCGCCGCCTTCGCCTTCCAGCTGACGTGGCCGACGCTCCCGGCGATCTACTACGGCGACGAGATCGGCATGCGCTACGTCCCGGGCCTGCCCGACAAGGAGGGCAGCGTCCTCGGCCCCCGCTACAACCGCGCGGGCTCCCGCACCCCCATGCAGTGGGACGACACCCCGAACGCGGGCTTCTCCACCGCCCCTGCCGACCGCCTCTACCTCCCCGTGGACCCCTCCCCCGACCGCCCGACCGTCGCCGCCCAGCGCGCCGACGACACCTCCCTCCTCCCTCTCGTACGCCGCCTGATCGCCCTGCGCAGGCGCACTCCGGAGCTGGGCTCCAACGGCTCGGTGGAGGTGCTGAACGTGGGGTATCCGTTCGTGTACGTGCGGGGTGGGCGGTACCTGGTGGTGGTCAACCCGCAGCGGCACGAGGCGAGTTGCCCGTACGCGGTTGCCGTCGACAGCGCCCTGGAGGCACAGGGCGTGGAGATCGCCGACGGCACCATCACCGCGCAGGGCTTCGGGTACGGGATCTTCGAACTCGGCGGATGA
- the rho gene encoding transcription termination factor Rho produces MTTTTLERTSTDRQPPARVTGVLEIAQGGQGHLRAERGLPTAADPQVPAALIRRYGLRKGDTVEGVRDGRRGLTEVERINGRTPQELRGRPHFHDLTPLHPRERLRLEHPASGLTGRLVDLVAPVGKGQRGLIVAPPKTGKTVLLQQVAAAIAANHPEARLMVVLLDERPEEVTDMRRSVRGEVYASTFDRSPKQHIALAELVVERAKRLVEQGEDVVILLDSLTRLCRAHNNAAAAGGRTLSGGVDAAALQGPKRLFGAARLTEEAGSLTILATALVETGSRADDFFFEELKGTGNMELRLDRALADRRVFPAVDITPSGTRREELLLTPGELSAVRGLRRALRSREGQANLETLLERLRATPDNATFLRQVQPTLPTA; encoded by the coding sequence ATGACCACCACCACACTCGAACGCACTTCCACAGATCGGCAGCCTCCGGCCCGGGTCACCGGCGTCCTGGAGATCGCACAGGGCGGGCAGGGACACCTGCGCGCCGAGCGCGGCCTGCCCACCGCCGCCGACCCGCAGGTCCCCGCCGCGCTGATCCGCCGGTACGGCCTGCGCAAGGGCGACACCGTCGAGGGCGTACGCGACGGCCGGCGCGGCCTCACCGAGGTCGAGCGGATCAACGGCCGTACGCCCCAAGAGCTGCGCGGCCGCCCGCACTTCCACGACCTCACCCCGCTGCACCCGCGCGAGCGGCTGCGGCTCGAACACCCGGCGAGCGGACTGACGGGCCGTCTGGTCGACCTCGTGGCCCCCGTCGGCAAGGGCCAGCGCGGGTTGATCGTGGCCCCGCCCAAGACCGGCAAGACGGTGCTGCTCCAGCAGGTGGCCGCCGCGATCGCCGCCAACCACCCCGAGGCCCGCCTGATGGTGGTGCTCCTCGACGAACGGCCCGAGGAGGTGACCGACATGCGGCGCTCCGTGCGGGGCGAGGTGTACGCCTCGACGTTCGACCGCTCCCCCAAGCAGCACATCGCACTCGCCGAACTCGTCGTGGAACGCGCCAAGCGCCTCGTCGAACAGGGCGAGGACGTCGTGATCCTGCTGGACTCCCTGACCCGGCTGTGCCGGGCCCACAACAACGCGGCCGCCGCCGGTGGCCGCACCCTCAGCGGCGGTGTCGACGCCGCCGCGCTCCAGGGCCCGAAGCGGCTCTTCGGCGCCGCCCGGCTGACCGAGGAGGCCGGTTCCCTCACCATCCTGGCCACCGCCCTGGTGGAGACCGGCTCCCGTGCCGACGACTTCTTCTTCGAGGAGCTCAAGGGCACCGGCAACATGGAACTCCGCCTGGACCGCGCCCTCGCCGACCGGCGCGTCTTCCCCGCCGTCGACATCACCCCGTCCGGCACCCGCCGCGAGGAACTCCTCCTGACACCGGGCGAGTTGAGCGCCGTACGAGGGCTGCGGCGCGCCCTGCGGTCCCGCGAGGGACAGGCCAACCTCGAAACGCTCCTTGAGCGGCTGCGCGCCACCCCGGACAACGCGACGTTCCTGCGCCAGGTGCAGCCCACGCTGCCGACGGCATGA
- a CDS encoding Rv1733c family protein, whose translation MRGQMFGWRWRPNPLRRRSDVVEAWTVLLVVFLLVLGAPAAGIAVGRWAHGDARAHAAAERAALDRVSAVVVENAPDPVPTAHGDKQPMYWVKARWTEPAGGSRTGEARVPAGTDRGDRADVWLDSAGRSVQAPPTDTAVWQHALSMGTCATGGVVGIVLLGHLVVRRVAIRHRLAEWEQEWARTGPEWGHRWA comes from the coding sequence ATGCGAGGCCAGATGTTCGGATGGCGCTGGCGCCCCAATCCGCTGCGCCGGCGCTCGGACGTCGTCGAGGCGTGGACGGTGCTGCTCGTCGTGTTCCTCCTCGTCCTCGGCGCCCCGGCGGCCGGGATCGCGGTGGGCCGGTGGGCCCACGGGGACGCGCGGGCGCATGCCGCGGCCGAGCGCGCCGCCCTCGACCGGGTCAGCGCCGTGGTCGTCGAGAACGCCCCGGACCCGGTGCCCACGGCCCACGGCGACAAGCAGCCCATGTACTGGGTGAAGGCCCGCTGGACCGAGCCCGCCGGCGGCTCCCGGACCGGCGAGGCTCGGGTGCCGGCGGGCACCGACCGCGGTGACCGCGCCGACGTCTGGCTGGACTCGGCGGGCCGCAGCGTCCAGGCGCCGCCGACCGACACCGCCGTCTGGCAGCACGCACTGTCCATGGGGACCTGTGCCACGGGCGGCGTCGTCGGCATCGTGCTGCTCGGGCATCTCGTCGTACGCCGGGTCGCCATCCGGCATCGGCTGGCCGAATGGGAACAGGAGTGGGCGCGTACGGGCCCCGAGTGGGGGCACCGCTGGGCATGA
- a CDS encoding class I SAM-dependent methyltransferase produces the protein MFTPQGPSLRELAVQALSSVEHGYDLLAPKFDQTPFRTPDSVLDAVGAALSSMGPFEYGLDLCCGTGAGMEVLREVCRESVTGVDISAGMLAVGREQVGSGAPDPGGPRVSWVRGDARALPFAPVFDLAVSFGAFGHFLPDELPGLFAQVHSVLRPGGRFAFPLPAPAPPRSPWYWAALGFDAAMRVRNAVWRPPFVMYYRPFRLGVVRTELERAGFEVELFALPEFGQRADGSPRCRMVVATHKG, from the coding sequence ATGTTCACCCCGCAAGGCCCCAGCCTCCGCGAACTCGCCGTTCAGGCGCTCTCGTCCGTCGAACACGGCTACGACCTGCTCGCGCCGAAGTTCGACCAGACCCCGTTCCGTACGCCGGACAGCGTCCTGGACGCGGTCGGGGCGGCCCTGTCGTCGATGGGGCCGTTCGAGTACGGGCTTGACCTCTGCTGCGGCACCGGGGCCGGGATGGAGGTGCTGCGCGAGGTGTGCCGGGAGAGCGTCACCGGCGTCGACATCAGCGCGGGGATGCTGGCGGTGGGGAGGGAGCAGGTGGGCTCCGGCGCCCCCGACCCCGGCGGCCCCCGCGTCTCCTGGGTGCGCGGCGACGCCCGCGCCCTCCCCTTCGCCCCCGTCTTCGATCTGGCCGTCAGCTTCGGCGCGTTCGGGCACTTCCTGCCGGACGAGCTGCCGGGACTGTTCGCCCAGGTCCACTCCGTGCTGCGGCCGGGCGGCCGCTTCGCCTTCCCGCTGCCGGCGCCCGCCCCGCCGCGCTCACCCTGGTACTGGGCGGCGCTCGGCTTCGACGCGGCGATGCGGGTGCGCAACGCGGTCTGGCGGCCGCCGTTCGTCATGTACTACCGGCCGTTCCGGCTCGGCGTCGTACGGACCGAGCTGGAACGCGCCGGCTTCGAGGTGGAACTGTTCGCGCTGCCCGAGTTCGGGCAGCGCGCCGACGGCAGCCCGCGGTGCCGGATGGTGGTGGCCACCCACAAGGGGTGA
- a CDS encoding serine hydrolase domain-containing protein, whose translation MSEVRGHCEARFQAVRSAFEENFDARDELGAAVTVTLHGETVVDLWGGWADGARTRPWERDTLVNVWSTSKGPTALCAHLLTDRGLLDLDAPVAAYWPEFAAAGKEGVLVRHLLSHRSGLAGPREPHSFAQLCDWELTVKRLAAQEPWWEPGTQSGYHAMTFGFLVGEVVRRVSGLLPGAFLERDVTGPLGIDFTIGLPDAKASRAAELVHPPTATTSEQAAIFAQLTPTALAALANPVVGAAEANSPEWRAAEVPAANGHGTARAVAALYGILALRGTWGGQRVLSPEAAERVREAQGGCRDLVLGAGFGRDTEIGLGLWLSGPHGSYGPNPRAFGHDGYGGSCGLADPEAGVSLGYVMNRMGPRIADDPRKMALVDALYSAL comes from the coding sequence ATGTCTGAGGTGCGGGGTCACTGCGAGGCACGGTTCCAGGCCGTGCGGAGCGCGTTCGAGGAGAACTTCGACGCGCGTGACGAGCTGGGCGCGGCGGTCACGGTGACGCTGCACGGGGAGACCGTGGTGGACCTGTGGGGCGGCTGGGCCGACGGGGCGCGGACCCGCCCCTGGGAGCGGGACACCCTGGTGAACGTGTGGTCCACGTCCAAGGGCCCGACCGCGCTGTGCGCGCACCTCCTCACGGACCGGGGGCTGCTCGACCTGGACGCCCCGGTGGCCGCGTACTGGCCGGAGTTCGCGGCGGCGGGCAAGGAGGGTGTACTCGTACGTCATCTGTTGTCGCACCGGTCGGGGCTCGCCGGGCCGCGTGAGCCGCACTCGTTCGCGCAGCTGTGCGACTGGGAGCTGACGGTGAAGCGGCTCGCGGCGCAGGAGCCCTGGTGGGAGCCGGGCACGCAGTCGGGGTACCACGCGATGACGTTCGGTTTCCTCGTCGGCGAGGTGGTCCGGCGGGTGTCGGGGCTGCTGCCGGGCGCGTTCCTGGAGCGGGACGTCACCGGGCCGCTCGGTATCGACTTCACGATCGGGCTGCCGGACGCGAAGGCGTCGAGGGCGGCCGAGCTGGTCCATCCGCCGACCGCGACGACCAGTGAACAGGCCGCGATCTTCGCCCAGTTGACGCCCACCGCGCTGGCCGCCCTCGCCAACCCGGTGGTCGGCGCCGCCGAGGCCAACAGCCCCGAGTGGCGGGCCGCCGAGGTCCCGGCCGCCAACGGCCACGGCACCGCCCGGGCGGTCGCCGCGCTGTACGGGATCCTCGCGCTGCGGGGCACCTGGGGCGGGCAGCGGGTGCTGTCACCGGAGGCGGCCGAGCGGGTCCGTGAGGCCCAGGGCGGCTGCCGTGACCTGGTGCTGGGCGCGGGGTTCGGCCGCGACACGGAGATCGGCCTCGGGCTGTGGCTGAGCGGCCCGCACGGCTCGTACGGGCCGAACCCGAGGGCTTTCGGCCACGACGGCTACGGCGGCTCCTGCGGCCTCGCCGATCCGGAAGCGGGCGTCTCCCTCGGCTATGTCATGAACCGCATGGGCCCGCGCATCGCCGACGACCCGCGCAAGATGGCGCTGGTCGACGCGCTGTACAGCGCACTCTGA
- a CDS encoding solute symporter family protein: protein MVTFSASVADAFSLRLTFVLFLSVVVITLFTALLTAPQRDEISEFYLGNRDMSPLRNGLAMCGDYLSAATLLGSTGLVALTGYDGLLYLGGTVVAWMMVLLLIAEPLRNSGRFTLGDALARRLPLQQRSVRLALAVCTLTVCTLYLVAQLVGSIALMTQFVGEPGPTTRTMVVIIIGTIVTIYAAIGGMPGATFIQVVKAVMLVAGVTVVAVLVLNRFDWNIDSLLASATAGSGLGGEYLQPGLRYGAGPISKIDFFSLQLAIVLGLAALPHVMMRLLAPRKTRVLRASVVWAVGLVGFVCLMAGVLGLGATAVVGRDTISDIDHKGDAAVLLLAHELGGEVLTAIVSALAFVTLLAVAAGLTLAAASSVAHDLYGEVIRKGKAKEAQELGVARIAAVAMGVLGMMFALLAWGTNTATLAFLAFAIAASAILPTIVYSLFWRGFTARGALLSLYGGLATSVLLVLFSPVVSSTPDSVYPHADFAWFPLQNPGIVSIPAGFLLGWLGSRLGPRQEETVYEDFEVRALIGADQR from the coding sequence ATGGTGACCTTCTCCGCGAGTGTGGCCGACGCCTTCAGCCTGCGGCTGACGTTCGTGCTGTTCCTGTCCGTCGTCGTGATCACCCTGTTCACCGCGTTGCTGACGGCTCCGCAGCGCGACGAGATCAGCGAGTTCTACCTCGGCAACCGTGACATGTCGCCGCTGCGCAACGGCCTCGCGATGTGCGGCGACTACCTCTCGGCCGCGACACTGCTCGGCAGCACCGGCCTCGTCGCCCTGACCGGGTACGACGGTCTGCTCTACCTCGGCGGCACGGTCGTCGCCTGGATGATGGTCCTGCTCCTCATCGCCGAACCCCTGCGCAACTCGGGCAGGTTCACGCTCGGCGACGCCCTGGCCCGGCGGCTCCCACTGCAGCAACGATCCGTCCGGCTGGCGCTCGCCGTCTGCACGCTCACCGTCTGCACCCTCTATCTGGTGGCCCAACTGGTCGGCAGCATCGCGCTGATGACACAGTTCGTGGGGGAACCCGGCCCGACCACGCGGACGATGGTCGTGATCATCATCGGCACGATCGTGACGATCTACGCGGCGATCGGAGGCATGCCGGGTGCCACCTTCATCCAGGTGGTCAAGGCCGTGATGCTCGTCGCCGGTGTCACCGTGGTCGCCGTGCTGGTGTTGAACCGCTTCGACTGGAACATCGACAGCCTCCTGGCGTCCGCGACCGCGGGCAGCGGGCTGGGCGGCGAGTACCTCCAGCCGGGCCTGCGCTACGGGGCGGGCCCCATCAGCAAGATCGACTTCTTCAGTCTGCAACTGGCCATCGTGCTCGGGCTCGCCGCACTCCCCCACGTGATGATGCGGCTGCTCGCGCCCCGCAAGACCCGGGTACTGCGCGCCTCGGTGGTGTGGGCCGTGGGTCTCGTCGGGTTCGTGTGCCTGATGGCCGGTGTGCTGGGCCTCGGCGCCACCGCCGTCGTGGGCCGGGACACCATCTCGGACATCGACCACAAGGGCGACGCGGCCGTACTGCTGCTCGCCCACGAACTCGGCGGCGAAGTCCTCACCGCGATCGTCTCGGCCCTGGCCTTCGTCACGCTCCTCGCGGTGGCGGCCGGACTCACCCTCGCCGCCGCCTCGTCCGTCGCCCACGACCTCTACGGCGAGGTGATCCGCAAGGGCAAGGCCAAGGAGGCGCAGGAGCTGGGCGTCGCCCGGATCGCGGCGGTGGCCATGGGCGTCCTCGGCATGATGTTCGCCCTGCTGGCCTGGGGCACCAACACGGCCACCCTGGCGTTCCTGGCCTTCGCGATCGCCGCGTCCGCCATCCTGCCGACCATCGTCTACAGCCTGTTCTGGCGCGGGTTCACCGCCCGCGGCGCCCTGCTCAGCCTGTACGGCGGTCTGGCCACGTCGGTCCTGCTCGTGCTGTTCTCCCCGGTCGTCTCGTCCACCCCCGACTCGGTCTACCCCCACGCCGACTTCGCGTGGTTCCCGCTGCAGAACCCGGGCATCGTGTCGATCCCGGCGGGCTTCCTGCTGGGGTGGCTCGGCTCCCGCCTCGGTCCCCGGCAGGAGGAGACCGTGTACGAGGACTTCGAGGTCCGGGCCCTGATCGGGGCCGACCAGAGGTGA
- a CDS encoding DUF485 domain-containing protein → MITATGPGRLRDIRQRRGCIVSNYTARYDSSVPFPPPPNQGGDPFSPSPASGAGRTQTSRQPIHAHPEFRSISAAYRRFGVWATSLSVGGFLTYVLLSSFVPGVMNQRLIGHLTLGLTLGLAQFAVMGVTAYLYVRHMRKNFDPVARRLRAHLEESEAEQRRVPAGRRLRTW, encoded by the coding sequence ATGATCACCGCGACCGGACCGGGTCGACTGCGAGACATAAGGCAGCGAAGAGGGTGCATTGTGTCCAACTACACGGCACGGTACGACAGTTCCGTCCCGTTTCCTCCCCCGCCCAACCAGGGAGGTGATCCGTTTTCCCCTTCTCCCGCATCCGGCGCGGGGCGCACGCAGACAAGCCGACAGCCCATACACGCACACCCTGAATTTCGTTCAATAAGCGCCGCATATCGCAGATTCGGTGTATGGGCGACCTCGCTGTCCGTAGGTGGATTCCTGACGTACGTCCTGCTGTCGAGTTTCGTACCAGGAGTAATGAACCAGCGGCTGATCGGGCATCTGACGCTGGGACTGACCCTCGGCCTGGCCCAGTTCGCCGTCATGGGGGTGACCGCGTACCTGTACGTACGGCACATGCGGAAGAACTTCGACCCGGTCGCCCGCCGGCTCCGTGCCCACCTGGAGGAGAGTGAGGCCGAGCAGCGTCGCGTTCCGGCCGGACGGCGGCTGCGCACATGGTGA
- a CDS encoding sulfatase-like hydrolase/transferase, producing the protein MSLFTRSSPSPDTDETDEADETGKSSAVDPSASDPSASDSPVEDTPAQTGGPVRRWRRYRTAFQQKYPVAARGLSWGITALAAALVFFALLMPGQAEYFVARQFLRIPVEPILGAALLLVLPRRPRLVAAVVIGVGLAALVVVKALDIGFNQFLGRGFNVVLDWGLLDDAESYTQDTLGGTGAKVAVIGLAVLVLLLFVVMSLAVVRLVNLLVSDRDRATKGTIVAGTVWITCAALGLTPIENTAVASRNTIGFVQDRWDRVRETLRDEAAFAKEVKKDKFAEVPADQLLTGLRGKDVMISFVESYGRAALEDPAIAPGVNAALDEEGEALTKAGFAAKSGWLTSATYGGSSWLGHSTFLTGLWIDNQSRYRTVTAGERLTLPGAFAKTGAWRTVGVVPGVQYNWPEGDFYGFDKVYDSRDLGYQGPKFSWSTMPDQYALTAFERLEAAKKGGKPLMSEIILTSSHQPWAPLPEMIGWEEVGDGSVYQGVEKAGKDPADVFTDPVEVKEEYGKSVQYSLHSLLEYVEKYGDENTVLVFLGDHQPMASVSGNGADHDVPVTIVARDPKVLEKIDDWGWSDGLRPGDDAPVWRMDSFRDRFLTAYGEEPTVADSPGR; encoded by the coding sequence GTGTCGCTCTTCACGCGCTCCAGCCCCTCACCGGACACGGACGAGACGGACGAGGCGGACGAGACGGGCAAGTCGTCGGCGGTGGACCCGTCGGCGTCGGACCCGTCGGCGTCGGACAGCCCCGTCGAGGACACGCCGGCGCAGACCGGCGGGCCCGTCCGCCGATGGCGGAGGTACCGGACGGCGTTCCAGCAGAAGTACCCGGTCGCCGCACGCGGCCTCTCCTGGGGCATCACCGCGCTGGCCGCCGCCCTGGTGTTCTTCGCGCTGCTCATGCCGGGCCAGGCCGAGTACTTCGTGGCGCGGCAGTTCCTGCGGATACCGGTGGAGCCGATCCTCGGTGCCGCCCTGCTGCTCGTTCTGCCCCGCAGGCCGAGGCTGGTCGCGGCGGTCGTCATCGGGGTGGGCCTGGCCGCGCTGGTGGTCGTGAAGGCGCTGGACATCGGCTTCAACCAGTTCCTAGGCCGCGGCTTCAACGTGGTCCTCGACTGGGGGCTGCTCGACGACGCCGAGTCGTACACGCAGGACACCCTCGGCGGTACGGGCGCCAAGGTCGCCGTGATCGGCCTCGCGGTCCTGGTGCTGCTGCTGTTCGTCGTCATGTCGCTGGCGGTGGTGCGGCTGGTGAACCTCCTGGTCAGCGACCGCGACCGGGCGACCAAGGGCACGATCGTCGCCGGAACCGTGTGGATCACCTGCGCGGCGCTCGGCCTGACACCGATCGAGAACACCGCGGTCGCCTCCCGGAACACCATCGGGTTCGTGCAGGACCGCTGGGACCGGGTGCGGGAGACGCTCAGGGACGAGGCCGCGTTCGCCAAGGAGGTCAAGAAGGACAAGTTCGCCGAGGTGCCCGCCGACCAGCTGCTGACCGGACTGCGCGGCAAGGACGTCATGATCTCCTTCGTCGAGAGCTACGGCCGCGCCGCCCTCGAGGACCCGGCCATCGCGCCGGGCGTGAACGCGGCGCTCGACGAGGAGGGCGAGGCGCTGACCAAGGCCGGGTTCGCGGCGAAGAGCGGCTGGCTGACCTCCGCGACGTACGGCGGCAGCAGCTGGCTCGGCCACTCCACGTTCCTGACCGGCCTGTGGATCGACAACCAGAGCCGCTACCGCACGGTCACCGCCGGCGAACGCCTCACCCTGCCCGGCGCGTTCGCCAAGACGGGTGCCTGGCGGACGGTCGGCGTCGTGCCCGGCGTCCAGTACAACTGGCCGGAAGGCGACTTCTACGGCTTCGACAAGGTCTACGACTCCCGCGATCTCGGCTACCAGGGGCCGAAGTTCAGCTGGTCGACCATGCCCGACCAGTACGCCCTCACCGCGTTCGAGCGTCTGGAGGCCGCCAAGAAGGGCGGCAAGCCGCTGATGTCGGAGATCATCCTGACCTCCAGCCACCAGCCGTGGGCGCCGCTGCCGGAGATGATCGGCTGGGAGGAGGTCGGCGACGGCTCGGTCTACCAGGGCGTCGAAAAGGCGGGCAAGGACCCCGCGGACGTGTTCACCGACCCCGTCGAGGTGAAGGAGGAGTACGGCAAGTCCGTCCAGTACTCGCTGCACAGCCTCCTTGAGTACGTGGAGAAGTACGGCGACGAGAACACCGTGCTGGTCTTCCTCGGCGACCACCAGCCCATGGCCAGCGTCAGCGGCAACGGCGCCGACCACGACGTACCCGTCACCATCGTCGCCCGCGACCCGAAGGTCCTCGAAAAGATCGACGACTGGGGTTGGTCCGACGGCCTGCGGCCCGGCGACGACGCTCCCGTATGGCGTATGGACTCCTTCCGCGACCGCTTCCTCACCGCGTACGGCGAGGAGCCGACTGTCGCCGACTCGCCCGGACGGTAG